Proteins encoded by one window of Panicum virgatum strain AP13 chromosome 7N, P.virgatum_v5, whole genome shotgun sequence:
- the LOC120682340 gene encoding ubiquitin C-terminal hydrolase 22-like isoform X2 — protein sequence MSTPSAPPPCPHLAAHRLSSRPLRFLRRCLRVRPLGRPEIRRDPRELPRCSPCAAASPSQSPRLYACLSCAAVFCPSHAASHASASAGPGHQIAVDVDRAELFCAACGDQVYDPDFDHAVFLAQSSSLLPSTSSTSPSPAPRKRRRVDYRAWAPDPAEFALMSSADPTTSASAAAPAGLRGLNNLGNTCFMNSVLQALLHAPPLRNYFLGDRHNRFLCPRRTPVRHRATEADAAKVACLACDLDEIYSAAFSGERMPYSPAKFLYSWWQHASNLASYEQQDAHEFFISILDHIHENIKDDQHKSHAQALQELFTKKGKQEQNSLPVLLGEYISLIFGRSVE from the exons ATGTCCACCCCGTCGGCCCCGCCGCCCTGCCCGCACCTCGCCGCGCACCGCCTGTCCTCGCGCCCGCTGCgcttcctccgccgctgcctccgcGTGCGCCCGCTCGGCCGCCCCGAGATCCGGCGGGACCCGCGCGAGCTCCCGCGCTgctcgccctgcgccgccgcgtccccctCCCAGTCCCCGCGCCTCTACGCCTGCCTCTCCTGCGCCGCCGTCTTCTGCCCCTCCCACGCCGCCTCgcacgcctccgcctccgcgggcCCCGGCCACCAGATCGCCGTCGACGTCGACCGCGCCGAGCTCTTCTGCGCCGCCTGCGGGGACCAGGTCTACGATCCCGATTTCGACCACGCCGTCTTCCTCGCCCAATCCTCCTCGCTCctcccctccacctcctccacctcgccCTCCCCGGCACCACGGAAGCGCCGGCGCGTGGATTACCGCGCATGGGCGCCAGATCCGGCcgaattcgcgctcatgagctCCGCGGACCCCACCACctccgcgtccgccgccgcgcctgccgGGCTGCGCGGGCTCAACAACCTCGGCAACACCTGCTTCATGAACTCCGTGCTCCAGGCGCTCCTCCACGCGCCCCCGCTCCGGAACTACTTCCTCGGCGATCGGCACAACCGGTTCCTCTGCCCGCGCCGCACGCCCGTCAGACACCGTGCCACGGAGGCCGACGCCGCCAAGGTCGCGTGCCTCGCGTGcgatctcgacgagatctactcCGCGGCATTCTCCGGGGAGCGCATGCCATACAGCCCCGCCAAGTTTCTATATAG TTGGTGGCAGCATGCATCAAACCTCGCAAGCTACGAGCAACAGGATGCACATGAATTTTTTATCTCCATCCTTGACCATATCCATGAAAATATAAAGGATGATCAGCACAAGTCACATGCCCAAG CCCTGCAGGAGCTTTTCACCAAAAAGGGCAAACAGGAACAGAATAGTCTTCCTGTATTATTAGGTGAATACATCAGCCTAATTTTTGGACGAAGTGTAGAATAA